One Prunus dulcis chromosome 7, ALMONDv2, whole genome shotgun sequence DNA segment encodes these proteins:
- the LOC117635609 gene encoding transcription factor ORG2-like isoform X2: protein MLALSPPSFSTIGWPLEDPKSHDQNYFYRDSFTDQIAESFLHILPSQLPQVEPARSTPSTTVSGEYAGVSTMVKKLNHNASERDRRQKINSLYSSLRSLLPTDQMKLSIPNTISRVVKYIPELQKQVEGLIRKREELLVRISKQEDQELHEEKQMKSTAGKSTAGSSLSAVSTYRLNDREVAIQISTLKTHNNLLSEILLNLEEEGLQILNASSFESSGERVFYNLHLQVERSYRLECENLSEKLMSFYA from the exons ATGTTGGCTTTATCTCCTCCCTCGTTTTCAACCATTGGATGGCCCTTAGAGGATCCCAAAAGTCATGACCAGAACTACTTCTACAGGGATAGTTTTACGGATCAAATTGCAGAGTCATTTCTTCATATCCTTCCATCTCAGCTGCCACAGGTTGAGCCTGCTCGTTCCACACCATCCACAACTGTAAGCGGAGAGTACGCCGGCGTTTCCACGATGGTGAAGAAGCTTAACCATAATGCTAGTGAGCGTGATCGTCGACAGAAGATCAACAGCTTGTATTCTTCATTGCGTTCACTGCTTCCTACAGATCAAATG AAATTAAGCATTCCAAACACAATTTCGCGTGTGGTGAAGTACATACCAGAGCTCCAAAAGCAAGTGGAGGGACTAATTAGAAAGAGGGAGGAGCTTTTGGTAAGAATTTCTAAGCAAGAAGATCAGGAATTGCATGAAGAGAAGCAAATGAAAAGCACAGCTGGGAAAAGCACAGCTGGGAGCTCATTATCTGCTGTTTCAACTTACCGTCTTAACGACAGAGAAGTTGCGATTCAAATATCCACCCTTAAGACCCACAACAATCTATTATCTGAGATCTTGTTAAACTTGGAGGAGGAAGGGCTTCAAATACTAAATGCTTCTTCCTTTGAGTCCTCTGGAGAGAGGGTCTTCTATAATTTACATCTTCAG GTAGAAAGAAGTTATAGATTAGAATGTGAGAATTTAAGCGAGAAGCTCATGTCCTTCTATGCCtga
- the LOC117635609 gene encoding transcription factor ORG2-like isoform X1 yields MLALSPPSFSTIGWPLEDPKSHDQNYFYRDSFTDQIAESFLHILPSQLPQVEPARSTPSTTVSGEYAGVSTMVKKLNHNASERDRRQKINSLYSSLRSLLPTDQMKKLSIPNTISRVVKYIPELQKQVEGLIRKREELLVRISKQEDQELHEEKQMKSTAGKSTAGSSLSAVSTYRLNDREVAIQISTLKTHNNLLSEILLNLEEEGLQILNASSFESSGERVFYNLHLQVERSYRLECENLSEKLMSFYA; encoded by the exons ATGTTGGCTTTATCTCCTCCCTCGTTTTCAACCATTGGATGGCCCTTAGAGGATCCCAAAAGTCATGACCAGAACTACTTCTACAGGGATAGTTTTACGGATCAAATTGCAGAGTCATTTCTTCATATCCTTCCATCTCAGCTGCCACAGGTTGAGCCTGCTCGTTCCACACCATCCACAACTGTAAGCGGAGAGTACGCCGGCGTTTCCACGATGGTGAAGAAGCTTAACCATAATGCTAGTGAGCGTGATCGTCGACAGAAGATCAACAGCTTGTATTCTTCATTGCGTTCACTGCTTCCTACAGATCAAATG AAGAAATTAAGCATTCCAAACACAATTTCGCGTGTGGTGAAGTACATACCAGAGCTCCAAAAGCAAGTGGAGGGACTAATTAGAAAGAGGGAGGAGCTTTTGGTAAGAATTTCTAAGCAAGAAGATCAGGAATTGCATGAAGAGAAGCAAATGAAAAGCACAGCTGGGAAAAGCACAGCTGGGAGCTCATTATCTGCTGTTTCAACTTACCGTCTTAACGACAGAGAAGTTGCGATTCAAATATCCACCCTTAAGACCCACAACAATCTATTATCTGAGATCTTGTTAAACTTGGAGGAGGAAGGGCTTCAAATACTAAATGCTTCTTCCTTTGAGTCCTCTGGAGAGAGGGTCTTCTATAATTTACATCTTCAG GTAGAAAGAAGTTATAGATTAGAATGTGAGAATTTAAGCGAGAAGCTCATGTCCTTCTATGCCtga